Proteins found in one Leguminivora glycinivorella isolate SPB_JAAS2020 chromosome 22, LegGlyc_1.1, whole genome shotgun sequence genomic segment:
- the LOC125238010 gene encoding uridine 5'-monophosphate synthase isoform X1, whose product MLCILHIFLVYEFVFWEALTPAQGSPCVGDGRAMVARRRCDAYEIKPYRYMWSLEQLAVKLFDAGAVRLGDIEAKEGRRTPIYFDLRIIVSHPTIMMAVAIHLQNLAAEINHDILCGVPYAALPITAVMAVNSGTPMIMKRKETKLYATRKILEGIFQPKQKCLVIEDVVTSGGSLLETVSTLRTEGLSVTDAVVVLDREQGGAAVLNTNGVTAHSLFTMSELVKILKDAGRITDETVEMVSDHIKVCQFGIGDNLEIAERV is encoded by the exons ATGCTGTGCATATTGCATATATTTCTTGTTTATGAGTTCGTATTTTGGGAAGCCCTTACGCCAGCCCAAGGAAGcccttgcgtgggcgacggtcgcgcgatggtcgcgcgacggcgatgcgacgcatacgaaatcaaaccttatcgatat ATGTGGTCTCTTGAGCAGCTAGCAGTGAAACTGTTCGACGCTGGTGCAGTGCGTTTAGGCGACATCGAGGCCAAGGAGGGCCGACGGACACCCATCTATTTCGACTTGAGGATCATAGTGTCACACCCTACCATCATG ATGGCGGTAGCAATACATCTCCAAAACCTGGCAGCCGAAATAAATCACGACATCCTATGCGGGGTGCCATACGCCGCCCTCCCGATCACCGCTGTCATGGCCGTCAATTCTGGAACACCCATGATCATGAAAAGAAAGGAAACTAAACTCTACGCCACCAGGAAAATCCTCGAAGGGATCTTCCAACCGAAACAAAAATGTCTCGTTATAGAAGACGTAGTGACATCTGGCGGCAGTTTACTAGAAACTGTAAGCACGCTACGCACCGAGGGCTTGAGCGTCACCGACGCCGTAGTGGTTCTCGACCGCGAACAAGGTGGCGCTGCTGTGCTGAACACGAATGGCGTCACTGCTCACTCGCTTTTCACAATGAGCGAGTTAGTGAAAATTCTCAAAGACGCCGGGCGCATAACAGATGAAACTGTAGAAATGGTGTCCGATCATATAAAAGTATGTCAGTTCGGTATTGGCGATAATTTAGAAATAGCTGAGCGCGTTTAG
- the LOC125238010 gene encoding uridine 5'-monophosphate synthase isoform X2, which produces MWSLEQLAVKLFDAGAVRLGDIEAKEGRRTPIYFDLRIIVSHPTIMMAVAIHLQNLAAEINHDILCGVPYAALPITAVMAVNSGTPMIMKRKETKLYATRKILEGIFQPKQKCLVIEDVVTSGGSLLETVSTLRTEGLSVTDAVVVLDREQGGAAVLNTNGVTAHSLFTMSELVKILKDAGRITDETVEMVSDHIKVCQFGIGDNLEIAERV; this is translated from the exons ATGTGGTCTCTTGAGCAGCTAGCAGTGAAACTGTTCGACGCTGGTGCAGTGCGTTTAGGCGACATCGAGGCCAAGGAGGGCCGACGGACACCCATCTATTTCGACTTGAGGATCATAGTGTCACACCCTACCATCATG ATGGCGGTAGCAATACATCTCCAAAACCTGGCAGCCGAAATAAATCACGACATCCTATGCGGGGTGCCATACGCCGCCCTCCCGATCACCGCTGTCATGGCCGTCAATTCTGGAACACCCATGATCATGAAAAGAAAGGAAACTAAACTCTACGCCACCAGGAAAATCCTCGAAGGGATCTTCCAACCGAAACAAAAATGTCTCGTTATAGAAGACGTAGTGACATCTGGCGGCAGTTTACTAGAAACTGTAAGCACGCTACGCACCGAGGGCTTGAGCGTCACCGACGCCGTAGTGGTTCTCGACCGCGAACAAGGTGGCGCTGCTGTGCTGAACACGAATGGCGTCACTGCTCACTCGCTTTTCACAATGAGCGAGTTAGTGAAAATTCTCAAAGACGCCGGGCGCATAACAGATGAAACTGTAGAAATGGTGTCCGATCATATAAAAGTATGTCAGTTCGGTATTGGCGATAATTTAGAAATAGCTGAGCGCGTTTAG